The Stygiolobus azoricus genome window below encodes:
- a CDS encoding ABC transporter permease, giving the protein MFDILLYEWRRAIARKKVIVLVLVSLFFEIAVYLALYLVPSKAVRVILIPLYPYMWAVGALLPQSLLLHFLAISIASGSMSEEYEQGTIDFFLTKPVTRIRFYAEKWLGSFTLLAMIYGLMVVLSLVFSFWFFGAQTDLIDLPKIVGLVLVSSLVFFSVAFSIGEILRRSSLSFIISSSLLIGSILVSDILVFIGNFTHIATYISIALALPSWGATQLPFLPLANSQFSLFVKALDIFPLTVGSIQDAVVSIFLYTVVPVILSLYSFTIRDVPKRVS; this is encoded by the coding sequence ATGTTTGACATTCTGCTTTACGAGTGGAGGAGGGCTATAGCGCGTAAGAAGGTTATAGTTCTTGTGTTAGTATCACTTTTTTTCGAGATAGCAGTGTATTTAGCACTATATCTAGTGCCGTCTAAGGCAGTTAGGGTAATCCTCATACCTCTTTACCCTTACATGTGGGCTGTGGGAGCTCTCCTGCCTCAGAGTTTACTCCTCCACTTCTTAGCGATCTCTATAGCATCTGGTTCAATGTCGGAGGAATATGAGCAGGGGACGATCGATTTCTTCTTAACAAAGCCCGTCACGAGGATAAGGTTTTACGCTGAAAAATGGCTCGGTTCCTTTACTCTTCTGGCTATGATCTACGGGTTAATGGTAGTTCTTTCTCTAGTCTTTTCTTTCTGGTTTTTCGGAGCCCAGACAGACCTAATTGACTTACCTAAGATAGTAGGACTAGTCCTTGTGTCATCTTTAGTCTTCTTCTCCGTAGCCTTCTCTATAGGGGAGATATTGAGGAGGAGCAGTCTTTCCTTCATAATCTCTAGCTCTCTACTGATAGGTTCTATCCTAGTTTCTGACATACTTGTATTCATAGGCAACTTCACACACATTGCTACATATATATCTATCGCCCTAGCCCTGCCTTCTTGGGGTGCTACTCAGTTACCATTTCTACCATTAGCTAACTCACAGTTTAGCCTTTTCGTTAAAGCACTCGATATATTTCCATTGACTGTGGGTAGCATTCAGGACGCGGTAGTGTCCATATTCCTATATACTGTCGTACCAGTAATCCTATCCTTATATTCTTTTACAATAAGGGACGTACCGAAAAGGGTGAGCTGA
- a CDS encoding ABC transporter ATP-binding protein, which translates to MIVIDRLKKKYGSKVALNGVSLEVKKGEFVSVLGPNGAGKTTMIRCTLALMFPDGGSVEILGKNPFKDKSVFREVGYVQELPNLPPFLTGRQVLRLSAKMKGASKDEVDELLELVGIEEFADRQIAKYSKGMTQRIAIAEALLGNPQVLIMDEPNIGVDPIFSLHIRDTFNKLKKKGTSILMTSHEMEDVKKLSDKVVLIYRGNKVFEGNVEELIKKFLGIVVVIEADQRAEEVLKGLDFVKKVESDGGGKYYVTLSEDKREELLRELIFQGVKVRSYYLDVDIEKAYERAINNV; encoded by the coding sequence ATGATAGTGATTGATAGGCTCAAAAAGAAGTACGGAAGTAAAGTAGCTTTGAACGGAGTCTCTTTGGAAGTTAAAAAGGGAGAGTTTGTTTCGGTTTTAGGTCCTAATGGGGCAGGAAAGACCACTATGATCAGGTGTACACTAGCATTAATGTTTCCAGACGGAGGTAGTGTGGAGATATTAGGAAAAAATCCCTTTAAGGACAAGTCTGTATTTCGTGAGGTAGGTTACGTTCAAGAGTTACCGAACCTTCCTCCTTTTTTAACTGGCAGACAAGTGTTGAGGCTTTCAGCCAAAATGAAGGGAGCGAGTAAGGATGAAGTTGATGAACTTTTAGAACTCGTAGGCATTGAGGAATTTGCGGACAGACAAATAGCTAAGTACAGTAAGGGGATGACACAAAGGATTGCAATTGCTGAAGCCCTCTTGGGCAATCCTCAGGTTCTAATTATGGACGAGCCAAATATTGGAGTAGACCCAATCTTTTCCCTTCACATTAGGGATACCTTTAACAAATTGAAGAAAAAAGGAACTTCAATCTTAATGACCTCTCATGAAATGGAGGATGTGAAAAAACTCTCTGATAAAGTAGTTCTAATATATCGAGGAAACAAGGTATTCGAAGGTAATGTGGAGGAGCTGATAAAGAAGTTTTTGGGCATAGTTGTAGTGATAGAGGCAGATCAGAGAGCTGAAGAAGTACTAAAAGGTCTTGACTTTGTGAAGAAGGTCGAAAGTGACGGTGGTGGTAAGTATTATGTCACTTTGTCTGAAGACAAAAGAGAGGAGCTACTTAGGGAATTAATCTTTCAGGGAGTAAAAGTAAGATCCTACTACTTAGATGTCGACATAGAAAAGGCGTATGAGAGGGCGATAAATAATGTTTGA
- a CDS encoding 2-oxoacid:ferredoxin oxidoreductase subunit alpha: MTRHVWMIGGAQGLGVDTSANIFGNAIAKAGYYIFGNREYYSNIKGRHSYFQVVFDEKRIFSVSSYTDILTTFDAETLFQHFTEVRDYVIYGIDYENTSLDMVKSIEPEIAEEVKKELKSGFTVKDVVNYLTAKGVKVIKVNYLDSLKKIANTFKVPLSVVERSKNMIAVGVSFGLLGLPFGLLKNAIQETFKNELFFKMNTMAAEMGYNLAPNAYHLAVREVKKDRIQVDGNTISAMGKLAGGLRFQSYYPITPASDESTYIEANQNLDMIVEGGELRKGGAVVVQAEDELAAINMAIGAALTGARAATATSGPGFSLMSEGISWAGMNEVPVVITYYMRGAPATGLPTRSGQADLKFALNVGHGEFPRIVIASGDHAEIFWDAIWALNLAEKYQTPVIHIIEKTLANSYTILDEDLLTSAPVKIERGKIVYPTTERFNRFEITEDGISPRVFLGYSSIFYTGDEHNEEGHITEASNNRLKMYEKRMKKLETADKEIPEEQRVNVVGDGDIVLLTWGSPKGAILDAMDELNKEGINVMMVQVKMFNPYPVKLMRKLLEGRKKIIAVENNYQAQGAEILAEKTGIFATNYILKWTGRPIAREEIIYGVKQIIKNGDKKVVLNYGA, from the coding sequence ATGACAAGACATGTATGGATGATAGGTGGAGCACAAGGTTTGGGCGTTGATACTTCCGCAAATATATTTGGGAATGCGATAGCTAAAGCTGGTTATTATATCTTTGGTAATAGAGAATACTACTCTAACATTAAGGGAAGACACAGCTACTTTCAAGTAGTCTTTGATGAGAAAAGGATTTTCAGTGTATCTTCTTATACGGACATTCTAACGACTTTCGACGCTGAAACACTGTTTCAACACTTTACTGAGGTAAGAGATTACGTGATTTACGGTATCGATTACGAAAATACTTCACTCGACATGGTAAAGTCTATTGAACCGGAGATAGCTGAAGAGGTCAAAAAGGAGTTGAAGAGCGGTTTCACGGTAAAGGATGTAGTAAATTACCTGACCGCAAAAGGGGTAAAGGTAATAAAAGTAAATTACCTAGATTCTTTGAAGAAGATAGCTAACACTTTCAAAGTACCACTGTCCGTAGTTGAAAGAAGCAAGAATATGATAGCTGTAGGTGTCTCATTCGGTCTCCTTGGTCTTCCATTTGGGCTCCTTAAAAACGCAATTCAGGAGACTTTTAAGAACGAGTTATTCTTCAAGATGAATACAATGGCTGCTGAAATGGGATATAACTTAGCCCCAAATGCCTATCATCTCGCCGTGAGAGAAGTTAAGAAAGATAGAATACAAGTTGACGGAAACACTATTTCAGCGATGGGTAAGTTAGCTGGGGGCTTGAGATTCCAATCCTACTACCCAATAACACCGGCCTCTGATGAGAGCACCTACATAGAGGCTAACCAGAATCTGGATATGATAGTTGAGGGAGGAGAACTCCGGAAAGGAGGTGCCGTAGTAGTTCAAGCCGAGGACGAGTTAGCAGCAATTAATATGGCTATTGGTGCAGCTTTGACGGGAGCAAGAGCTGCAACAGCTACTTCTGGCCCAGGTTTTTCACTAATGTCAGAAGGTATAAGTTGGGCTGGAATGAACGAAGTACCGGTTGTTATAACTTATTACATGAGGGGTGCACCTGCAACAGGTTTGCCGACTAGGTCTGGGCAAGCTGACTTAAAGTTTGCGCTCAACGTGGGACATGGGGAATTCCCCAGAATAGTCATTGCATCTGGAGATCATGCAGAGATATTCTGGGACGCGATTTGGGCTTTAAACTTGGCTGAGAAATACCAAACACCCGTAATACACATTATTGAAAAGACTTTAGCCAATTCATATACCATTCTGGATGAGGACTTACTTACCTCAGCCCCAGTGAAAATCGAGAGGGGTAAAATAGTATATCCTACTACAGAGAGGTTTAACAGGTTCGAAATCACTGAAGACGGAATTTCACCGCGGGTATTCTTAGGTTATTCCAGCATATTCTATACTGGTGATGAACATAACGAAGAAGGACACATCACAGAAGCGAGTAACAATAGGCTCAAGATGTATGAAAAGAGAATGAAGAAGCTTGAGACGGCAGATAAGGAAATCCCTGAAGAACAAAGGGTGAACGTTGTTGGTGATGGAGACATCGTGCTCTTAACGTGGGGTTCACCTAAGGGAGCCATTTTGGACGCAATGGATGAGTTGAATAAGGAAGGAATTAACGTTATGATGGTTCAGGTAAAAATGTTTAACCCTTATCCCGTGAAATTAATGAGGAAACTATTAGAAGGAAGGAAGAAAATTATTGCAGTTGAAAATAATTATCAAGCTCAAGGTGCTGAAATACTGGCTGAGAAAACTGGAATATTTGCTACGAATTATATACTTAAGTGGACTGGAAGACCAATAGCTAGAGAAGAAATTATATACGGCGTAAAACAAATTATTAAGAACGGAGACAAGAAAGTGGTGTTGAATTATGGAGCGTAA
- a CDS encoding 2-oxoacid:ferredoxin oxidoreductase subunit beta, whose protein sequence is MMERKPVFNDWCPGCGNFGILRAEEMALRELGVDPKKIVIVSGIGCSGKIPHFIELPISGVHTLHGRSIAFATGIKTTNPSLEVVVNVGDGDGVGIGMGHFVHLGRRNLDITVIIHNNGVYGLTKGQASPTLGRGVKTKSLPRPNINDAVNPLAVALAAGYTFVARGYAYDIVHLKELIKKGIKHKGSAVIEILQPCPTYNDVNTKEWYDKRVYKLDNDPAWDPVVKREEETKTKFEKAMMKVMELGEKIPLGVFYQNELIPTFEERLEQNIPNYREFYPAIQPIELKGIGTTDITELIKAKRV, encoded by the coding sequence ATTATGGAGCGTAAACCAGTATTTAACGATTGGTGTCCAGGGTGCGGAAACTTTGGTATACTAAGAGCTGAAGAGATGGCGTTAAGGGAACTAGGTGTTGACCCAAAGAAAATAGTGATAGTTTCTGGTATAGGATGTTCCGGTAAGATCCCACATTTCATCGAATTACCTATCAGTGGCGTTCACACACTTCACGGTAGGTCTATAGCTTTTGCTACTGGGATAAAGACAACAAACCCATCGTTAGAAGTTGTGGTAAATGTTGGAGACGGCGATGGTGTCGGAATAGGAATGGGTCACTTCGTGCATTTGGGTAGAAGGAATTTGGACATCACTGTTATAATACATAACAATGGAGTCTATGGTTTGACTAAAGGACAAGCATCACCAACATTAGGAAGAGGTGTGAAAACTAAGTCTTTACCAAGACCGAATATAAACGACGCTGTAAACCCCTTAGCAGTAGCCTTGGCTGCAGGTTATACTTTTGTAGCAAGAGGATACGCGTACGATATCGTACATCTGAAAGAACTTATAAAGAAAGGGATTAAGCACAAGGGAAGTGCAGTAATAGAAATTCTTCAGCCATGTCCTACTTATAATGATGTGAATACTAAGGAATGGTATGATAAGAGAGTTTACAAGTTGGATAACGATCCAGCATGGGATCCAGTGGTTAAAAGAGAGGAAGAAACAAAGACAAAGTTTGAAAAAGCCATGATGAAAGTAATGGAGCTAGGAGAAAAAATACCTCTTGGCGTGTTTTACCAGAACGAGCTTATCCCGACTTTTGAGGAAAGGCTTGAACAAAACATACCTAACTATAGAGAATTTTACCCAGCAATCCAGCCTATTGAACTTAAAGGTATTGGCACTACTGACATCACTGAGCTGATAAAAGCTAAAAGAGTTTGA
- a CDS encoding sugar nucleotide-binding protein, which yields MLVGVTDEGELARSIAKYLKQVIIIDSPQRVIKERPNVVIHTFEVPYDEANRNPSAAWNINTWYSINVARSAHKVNSTNVFLSTFMVFDGKKGYYTETSTLNPLNYYGLSKLAGESGIMALGNYLVVRFGALYSTTYRGIFYPFVKGILRGRRVIKCNSNFYVSPITVEEASEIVSSLIKRGIKGVVNVGGKRKSMVEVCEQLGDMFNAKVVPFEGKYYDFSLDDWLLRGLGFTVRS from the coding sequence TTGTTAGTCGGAGTAACTGATGAAGGTGAACTTGCTAGAAGTATTGCCAAGTATCTCAAACAAGTGATTATCATCGACTCACCACAGAGGGTAATAAAGGAAAGACCTAACGTTGTAATCCACACATTTGAGGTGCCTTACGATGAGGCTAATAGAAACCCCTCGGCTGCGTGGAACATTAACACGTGGTATTCCATTAACGTGGCTAGGAGCGCTCACAAAGTCAACTCCACTAACGTTTTTCTCTCGACTTTCATGGTATTTGATGGCAAGAAAGGTTATTACACCGAGACTTCCACACTCAACCCACTCAACTATTACGGGCTTAGCAAGCTTGCAGGAGAATCTGGAATTATGGCTCTAGGTAATTACTTAGTGGTTAGATTTGGTGCATTATATTCCACAACTTATAGAGGAATATTTTACCCTTTTGTGAAGGGTATCTTGAGAGGAAGGAGAGTAATAAAATGCAACTCTAACTTTTACGTATCACCGATAACCGTTGAGGAGGCTTCAGAGATAGTTTCTAGCTTGATAAAAAGAGGGATTAAGGGAGTTGTCAATGTAGGAGGAAAAAGGAAGAGTATGGTTGAGGTTTGCGAACAACTAGGCGATATGTTTAACGCTAAAGTAGTTCCATTTGAAGGAAAATACTACGATTTTTCCCTAGACGATTGGCTCCTAAGAGGTCTTGGATTCACTGTCAGAAGTTAA
- a CDS encoding RsmB/NOP family class I SAM-dependent RNA methyltransferase — MSLELLLSRFLYYVEKGDPLPIAFKKAHEMGKYKIDSNDAYEKAKLLILQYLSLKGKSRRKKVKEFLQGKGAVVFPDWMEKKLSGLYDIGELKRSLMRKTTWFWVNTLKTDEDKVIKSLENKGMVLERDKDYHFLYKLINGNLSKTKEFREYKVIIQDKASVSVVATLSPKKGESIYDMTSAPGVKATLIMVLTENGAKLTLSEVEYKRLIREVNFMKNVGVNLDRVNIIHGDATHLTFSKKFDKVLLDAPCSSSGMISNEPTVLLRLTESKVSEFSKLQMELLGKALSLSSTVVYATCSIFPEEGEEVVKKVTHNVGHKVVFSKRFIPYIHDTEGFFVSKLEG, encoded by the coding sequence ATGTCACTGGAACTTCTACTCAGTAGATTTCTTTATTACGTCGAAAAAGGGGATCCGTTACCCATAGCCTTCAAAAAAGCTCACGAAATGGGAAAATATAAAATCGATAGTAATGATGCTTACGAAAAAGCAAAATTACTGATACTACAATACCTTTCTTTGAAAGGTAAAAGCAGGAGGAAAAAAGTCAAGGAATTCTTGCAGGGAAAAGGAGCAGTAGTTTTCCCTGATTGGATGGAAAAAAAGCTTTCAGGACTTTACGACATAGGAGAGCTAAAAAGGTCGCTGATGAGAAAAACCACGTGGTTTTGGGTTAACACTCTCAAAACTGATGAAGACAAAGTGATTAAGAGTTTAGAGAACAAAGGTATGGTATTGGAGAGAGATAAAGATTATCATTTTTTATATAAATTAATAAATGGTAATCTCTCTAAGACGAAAGAGTTCAGAGAATATAAAGTTATAATACAAGATAAGGCAAGCGTGAGTGTGGTTGCGACACTTTCCCCTAAAAAAGGTGAGAGTATATACGATATGACCTCAGCACCTGGGGTAAAAGCAACACTAATTATGGTGCTCACTGAAAACGGAGCTAAACTCACTCTTAGTGAGGTAGAGTATAAGAGATTAATAAGGGAGGTCAACTTCATGAAAAACGTTGGAGTAAATTTGGACAGAGTTAATATTATACACGGTGATGCCACTCATTTAACTTTCTCTAAAAAATTCGATAAAGTTCTACTAGATGCCCCTTGTAGCTCTTCAGGTATGATTTCAAACGAGCCAACGGTACTCCTTAGGTTAACAGAGAGTAAGGTTTCAGAGTTTTCAAAGTTGCAGATGGAGCTCTTGGGTAAAGCCCTATCTCTATCATCTACTGTAGTATACGCTACATGTTCAATATTCCCAGAGGAGGGAGAGGAGGTTGTTAAGAAGGTTACTCATAATGTAGGTCATAAGGTAGTCTTTTCTAAACGCTTCATACCTTATATTCACGATACAGAGGGCTTTTTTGTGTCAAAGCTTGAGGGGTAA
- a CDS encoding MFS transporter, whose product MLFTLGRIMGGTYFGNVADKIGRKPVSIIGTTGYSLFTFIPNVEVLYASRIIEGMFMGAQWTAGTVLAYESPVDNNWYSPG is encoded by the coding sequence GTGCTCTTCACCCTAGGAAGGATCATGGGTGGAACTTACTTCGGGAATGTGGCTGACAAAATAGGTAGGAAACCGGTTTCAATTATCGGAACAACCGGTTACTCTCTCTTTACCTTTATTCCTAACGTAGAAGTACTTTATGCTTCCAGGATAATTGAAGGGATGTTTATGGGTGCACAGTGGACTGCAGGGACTGTGTTGGCTTACGAGAGCCCCGTGGACAATAACTGGTATAGTCCAGGCTAG
- a CDS encoding NAD(P)-dependent oxidoreductase produces MKIGLAGLGIMGYRIGANLAKAGKLHLVYNRTERKAEQFSKEYGVKYVKDPIELLKEVDLLITMLADDDAVSNFLTPLIPYSKGKIIIDMSTISPSVSIGIAKKVAENGGFMYDAPVIGTSVFAEQKKLTVLLGGPEEKLDVVKEILSETASTILYMGGNGMGLYAKLVNNLMVGVYVAALAEAYNFGVKAGLKPEDVHKVLALYGSAKSPTSELKIPKMMNNDYSTQFATKHMRKDLEIITKETQNIKVINPLSSIALQLYRVAEAMGHGENDYAAVLEVYRKGNK; encoded by the coding sequence ATGAAAATAGGACTAGCTGGATTAGGTATAATGGGCTACAGGATAGGGGCAAATTTAGCAAAAGCTGGAAAACTACACTTAGTTTACAACAGAACGGAAAGAAAAGCAGAACAGTTCAGTAAAGAATACGGTGTTAAGTACGTCAAAGATCCCATTGAATTACTGAAAGAGGTCGACCTATTGATTACAATGCTAGCTGACGACGATGCTGTTAGCAATTTCTTAACACCTTTGATACCTTATAGCAAGGGTAAAATTATAATAGATATGTCTACTATATCACCCTCAGTATCAATTGGAATTGCAAAGAAAGTTGCAGAGAATGGAGGTTTCATGTATGACGCACCAGTTATAGGCACTTCAGTTTTCGCTGAACAAAAGAAGTTAACAGTATTATTGGGAGGTCCAGAGGAAAAATTGGATGTGGTTAAGGAGATACTTTCTGAAACTGCGTCTACGATCCTCTATATGGGAGGAAACGGAATGGGATTATATGCTAAGCTTGTAAACAATTTGATGGTAGGCGTTTATGTGGCCGCATTAGCAGAAGCGTATAACTTCGGTGTAAAGGCTGGATTAAAGCCAGAGGACGTTCACAAAGTCCTAGCCTTATACGGTAGTGCTAAGTCTCCAACCTCCGAGCTGAAGATACCTAAAATGATGAACAATGATTATTCAACTCAATTTGCAACAAAACATATGAGAAAAGACCTAGAAATAATAACAAAAGAGACACAGAATATTAAGGTAATTAACCCATTGTCGTCAATAGCTTTACAGTTGTACAGGGTGGCAGAGGCTATGGGTCATGGAGAGAACGATTATGCTGCTGTTTTAGAAGTATATCGTAAAGGTAACAAATAG
- a CDS encoding cation:proton antiporter, whose amino-acid sequence MTSSNDIVYLTLLELFTLLTFAQLGRLITQRFYLPIIIAEIIVGIILSPYAIGGYIDNLIGLPIFEVNSYLILFADFSVVLLIFAAGLSHGFKGLKESGLPGFIAATAGAVIPTYLVYATFTLIYNTTVSAIMGAASAATSLAATTSIIEEYKLYKHDFTRLVISAAALDDVVSLIILSVILELVTLKTISFGRILVSVIETVLAWLIMLFSAVFVIPRVISRIEDDLINNVSLVILFILVLIMLLLGFSPVIAAFIAGVAIAESVKSEKIVQFTSTLLSIFGPVFFIYVGMETPYTTFLNPYNLSLGLLLSFLGILGKIAGIFPVAFFITKSVRRSIIASIGMIPRGEVGLVVATLGLTSGIIDTNQYSQIIIMAIVTTIIGGFLFSYLVRKWILTT is encoded by the coding sequence ATGACATCTAGTAATGATATCGTCTATTTAACATTACTTGAACTGTTTACGCTATTGACTTTCGCTCAGTTAGGAAGGCTCATAACCCAAAGGTTTTACCTCCCTATTATCATAGCTGAAATAATAGTAGGTATAATACTGAGCCCTTACGCTATAGGCGGATATATTGACAATTTGATCGGGTTGCCTATCTTTGAAGTTAATTCCTATCTTATTCTTTTTGCGGATTTCTCTGTGGTCCTACTGATATTCGCCGCTGGTCTCTCACACGGATTTAAAGGTTTGAAAGAGTCCGGATTACCGGGTTTTATAGCAGCTACAGCCGGTGCTGTAATTCCCACATACTTGGTTTACGCAACTTTCACCCTCATTTACAATACAACAGTTTCCGCTATTATGGGAGCCGCAAGTGCAGCGACAAGTCTGGCTGCAACTACTTCGATTATTGAAGAGTACAAACTTTATAAACACGATTTCACGCGACTGGTTATATCTGCAGCGGCTTTAGATGATGTTGTATCACTCATCATTTTGTCCGTAATTCTTGAGCTAGTTACACTAAAAACTATTTCCTTTGGTCGGATACTAGTTAGCGTGATAGAAACGGTCTTAGCGTGGTTAATAATGTTGTTCTCAGCAGTATTCGTAATTCCCAGAGTAATTTCTAGGATAGAAGATGATTTAATTAACAACGTCTCATTAGTAATACTTTTCATTTTAGTCCTTATAATGTTACTCTTAGGCTTTTCTCCCGTAATTGCAGCCTTCATAGCCGGTGTGGCAATTGCTGAGAGTGTAAAATCAGAAAAAATAGTTCAGTTCACTTCAACATTACTTTCTATCTTTGGCCCTGTTTTCTTCATATACGTCGGAATGGAGACCCCTTACACCACGTTCCTTAACCCGTATAATTTATCCCTAGGTCTTCTATTAAGTTTTCTCGGTATCTTAGGGAAAATAGCTGGAATCTTTCCTGTTGCCTTTTTCATTACAAAGAGTGTAAGAAGGTCGATCATCGCTTCAATAGGTATGATACCGAGGGGTGAAGTAGGGCTGGTAGTAGCTACTCTAGGTCTTACCTCGGGTATTATAGATACTAATCAGTACTCTCAGATCATTATTATGGCTATAGTAACAACAATTATAGGCGGATTTCTGTTCTCCTATCTTGTAAGAAAGTGGATTCTGACTACTTAA
- the sdx gene encoding sulredoxin: MVWKRTISAKALEKAKFASVKVDDKVIFIANVNGTLYGMDAVCSHARCILGLLDEQKLTVKCPCHHAVFDLKTGAMLEPPYVAPDAPKEKLGLKTYQVRDNGGWVEVDI, translated from the coding sequence ATGGTTTGGAAACGCACTATAAGTGCTAAAGCCCTAGAAAAAGCTAAATTTGCGTCAGTTAAAGTAGATGATAAAGTAATTTTCATCGCAAACGTTAATGGAACCCTATACGGAATGGATGCAGTCTGCAGTCACGCTAGGTGTATACTAGGATTACTAGATGAACAAAAGCTCACAGTGAAATGCCCATGCCATCATGCTGTTTTCGACCTTAAGACTGGAGCAATGTTGGAACCACCTTACGTTGCACCAGACGCCCCTAAAGAAAAATTGGGATTAAAAACATATCAGGTAAGAGACAACGGAGGATGGGTAGAAGTAGACATTTAA
- a CDS encoding zinc ribbon domain-containing protein: MIPAAAKFCPNCGASLMPIKCPKCGYINPPSAKYCGNCGAQLTQVKQTT, translated from the coding sequence ATTATCCCTGCTGCGGCTAAGTTCTGTCCTAATTGTGGAGCTTCTTTAATGCCGATCAAGTGTCCCAAATGCGGCTACATTAATCCGCCTAGTGCAAAATATTGTGGGAATTGCGGAGCTCAATTAACACAAGTTAAACAAACTACTTAA